In Zalophus californianus isolate mZalCal1 chromosome 16, mZalCal1.pri.v2, whole genome shotgun sequence, the sequence agggctgtgagttcaagccccatgttgggtgtgaagcctacttaaaaaacaaaagaccacTTCCAAGAGTTTAGACTCTACGTGGCAAAATGAGCACCTGATGGCTCTGTTAGAACTGTGCTATATGGTCGACAACATGTATGGGAAATAGGAGGTTCCTATTTTAAGGGGAGCTCTGGGAGAGTCATACTGGCGGTATTCATCTTGCTAGCCTGGGCTAAGCTGCGGTAACCAACCCCCACATCGCAGAGACTGAACAcaacaaaattttactttttgcttaTGTGAAGTCCTTTCGAGTTTGGTCAGCTACATCATCCAGAACTTGTGGCCTCCAAGGTTGCTTAGAAGGGGAAACTATGTGAGGAATAGTTTTGCCTATATCTGCCAAATTTAGTCACATGATTCCAACCTAACTGCAAGGACACTTAAGAAAGATAAATCTGCCTGTACGCctaggaagaggaaataaagtgGCGGATAAATAGTTCTGTCTCTGCCACACCCATCAAATTAGCAACCAAGCTCATTGTTAATGATTTCAATGATCCTGAAAACCAGGCTCTAGAGACAGTTCAGTCATCTGTGAATTTATCTTGAATATTAGCTTAGATTGAGAAAGTAAAATTCTGCCCTGCTGTTCATCACAGATAGACACATAAAACCAGTTGCAAAGTTAACAGGAAGCAATATTTCTTCCAAGCACACCTGCAACTTAAAGTGTTATAAAATTCCCTTCtctgagtgactgcttttctttttttttaattcactgagaAACTTTGTTCTCTAATATCAGAGACTCCTGTTTGAAATTCTGTCAGGGAGAATGAAGACTTATAGTCTTGCTTGGAGAATCTAAGTCACTCTTGACAGAGAAGCAGCCTTGATTTCCAACCCAGGTGTAGAACTTCAGAGCAGGTGTTTCTGAACACGGCACTCCCCATTTAGCTTTGTAGTTGGCAAAGAAACTGAACTCGGTCTGCTTTGCAGTCCAGAGCTGATGTTGACCCACTTCTCATACAGCTCTGTGTTCCGTTGAGCCTATCAACCTCTATTTCATTGAAATTTCACCTAACCTCCACCTTTCCCCACAATCCTATAataattatcttttcctttgaTGAGATACCCCACCATCCTTCCAGTGTGGAGTTTTCCTCGTTGGACTGAGTCTGTAGCCTGACTTTGTTGAACTACAGTTTTGCCCTGGTAGACTTAGGCTGCTTGGACTAGGGCAATCTCAGACTTTGCTTTGGCCTTCATGCTTATTTGTGATTATAAAttcccttaattttctttttgctattcaaAGTTACatattaaactatatttttaaatgacaaaaaagtaATACTATATGTGAATAGctagtaagcacatgaaaagatctttgacatcattagtcatgagggaaatacaaatcaaaagcacaatgagatatcactttatacccACTAGTGGCAACAGCTATAGTCAAAAAgagataagtgttggcaaggatgtggagaaaagtggaAACCTCATGCATTGCTAGTGGGAACATAAAATAATGCaattgttttggaaaacagtctggcagttcctcaaaagattaaactGAGTTACTATACAACCcatcaattccactcctaggtatatacaagagaaacaaaaacatgtcTATACGAAAACTTGTATTTGAATGTTCATGACAATATTataatagtcaaaaggtggaaacaatccaagtgtccatcaactgatgaatggataaataaaacattgtagCTTCATGGCATTATTGatactatttggcaataaaagagggatgaagtactgatacatgctatatcaatgaaccctgaaaacatcatgctaaagaagccagtcacaagggaccacatattgtatgattctattcacgtgaaatgttcagaataggcagaCCCATAGAGGAAGAAGTAAATTGGTAGTATCCTAAGACTGAGAAAATTGGGGGGAAATGGtgaatgactgctaatggatacagggtttctttttggggtgactaaaatgtaaaattgattatggtgatggtaaCTCAAATCTCTGAAtacatatactaaaaaccattatacactttaaattggTAACTTGTATGACGTgaattatttcaataaagctgttattaaaaaacaaaaaaacaactatgcTGGACACAGGGGTCGCGTCCTGCTCTCAAAGAATTTAATATTGTGGCGGAGACAAACATTTTTAGGTAAGTGCTAAAGTACAGGCGAGTATGAAGAATCATGTGAGCACAAAGTAGGGCATCTGAGCGCAACTGGAGAATTAGGGGATGTTTTCCTTTGGTGGAAAATGATGTCCGAACTGAATCTTGAAGGAAAAAATTTAGCGAGGTGAAGTGAAGTGGAACAAGGATCAGCAAAGACCCAGGTTTGTGCCGAATACAGGAACTTGGAAAAGTACAAGAGCAATCTGATGTTTCTAATATGGCAAAGTACAAGGAGGAGAGTGCCGAGCCCATCACAAAGTAGCTTGGATAATAAACAACGACAATAATAAAGTCCTAAGTGAACTATAAGTTAAAGCTAAAAATTTGAGTTGGACTCTAATAAAAGTCGCTCCCACCTCGGCCCAGGCTCTGCACAGGTGCGAGAAAGGAGCAAAGTAACGTGCGGCGGAACGGATTTTTCGGGCGGTGGGGGCGCGTTTCTGGAACGGACGGGGAAAGGAAGTGTGCTACATTATCTAAGGCACCCGCGCCCGGCTTCCGCGGGTTTGGTATTGGGACGGTCGCGTCCGGGCTGCCCGGGGCTGGTCTGAGTATTTGGGTCTCTGGTGAGGGGTAGAGGCGGCCGCAGGCTCAGGACCTGCTCGTTTCCGCCTCGGACGCCACGGGCTGACCTTGGCCGCTGTTcgttggctgttcttgctgacctTGGTTCAGGGTCGGAGCCGATGGCAGCTTGGGCCGCCGTCAGCCTGAGCAGGGTCGCTGCCCGGTGCTTGCTGGGGGCGCGAGGCTCCGGGGTACAGGCGGCTCTTCCGCCCACCCTCGCGGCTTCCCAGCCTGAGCCCACGGGCTGTACCCCCACTCTGGGCAGGACGCTGCACCTCACCGCGGCGGTCCCCGCCGGGCACAACAAGTGGTCCAAAGTCCGGCATATCAAGGGTCCCAAGGACGCCGAAAGGAGTCGCATCTTCTCCAAACTCTGTTTGAGCATCCGCCTGGCAGTTAAAGGTAAGTCACCCGCTGCTGCCCTCTCTGCGCCCACAGCTAAACCAGGGCCCACCCCGAACCTTGGTCCTTCATATTCTTTTCCTAATTCCCACTTCATAAACGCTCAGGGCACCTACCTACATTATATGTCTCCACTCACTTTTCCAGATGCTGAGCATCGGCCTGCGTGGCAGGGAGTTGCTCTTAGGACGATAATGATAAAAGTGACTTCATTCTAGTGTGTAGCCGGGTATTTCACAGAAACAGACCCCAAGAGTAAGGTCACACGTGTATCTTGCCTGAAGAGACAAATCAAGCCCTCTAGTCCCCTCTGGTAGCACATAGGTTGTGGCAGGGGCATTGAGTAAATCTATGACTTGCGCAGTCTCAGTTTGCTTCATTAGGGTTTCCTAAGAAGACACATTTACTGGAAGGTAAGTTTGCAACCTTGTCTTTTTCAATTGTGTAGCCACTGCAAGAgggcttttctgtttttgtatttagtGTCAGATACCTGTAGGAGTAGAGAAAAAAGTCCTGTAAAAATCATGGACTTTGGGGTCAAGAAGACTTGGTTTCTGTCACTTACtaactgtatgaccttgagcaaatggCTTAACCTtgctgagtttcagtttccttctgTAAAACTCGATAGTACCCTCCGTATGGTCgtttctggcacataataggcactcagtaaatactaatTTACCCCTAGAACTCATGCCTGATATTTCTCTTAGCTTCCTTCTAAATTCTTGATAATTGAGAGCAACACTATTGAGTGTATGTTATATGCACTGGTAATACAGAATAATGAGGTATAGCCCCTACCCTGAGAGACAGCATGATTACTTGCTGTCATATGAGCATTTCAATAATTACACACAAAATAGTAGAGTCACAGCAAGGGGTATTAATAAGTCCAGGAAATGTTGGTACCATTTTCATCCCTTACCTCTTCATCTGATGCAAAGTGGTATTTGCTGAAACCTAGCAGAAAGATACCCATCATTAAAGAGTGAATTAGAAACTTCTTTTCCAAAATACTTCTCCATATTCCAtttaaactgaataaatattctaaattaaCTGAGAGCCAAGTGGTGACTTGCTGCTCTTTTCACTGGGGGTGGGTAGAATGGCAGAAATCCCTTCTTTCTCCCCGGCTGTAATGAGATGTGTTCACTCACTCTTTTCTCTCTATCTCAGAAGGAGGCCCTAACCCTGAGCACAACAGCAGTCTGGCCAACGTCTTAGAGGTGTGTCGCAGCAAGCACATGCCCAAGTCAACGATTGAGGCATCGCTGAAAATGGGGGTGTGTCCTCAGTTTGACTTCTTGTTTTGATCACAGCCCCTCCAGGGCCCATGTCTGGAAGGCCACTCAACACGCCTTAGATTATCAGAGAGACGGGTAGCATTGTGGTTGATACCCTCAATACAGAGCCTTCTGGTGGCTCTCTGACCTTGGGCATTGGTTATGGGAGTAAAATCAGGAATAGGATGAATAGACAATGTACAGAACTAGACGGCCTAGGACTACTCAGCTAAAGTGTGAGGAGGTGAGGTAGAAATAAGGGGGTACAATGTGGGGAATGTTAGATTGAGGAAGGGTGAGTTTTTCAGGGATTTATGCCCTAAAGGAGAAAAGCCAGTAGAAAGGGAGATGGGGCATTAGtgatggtgggaggggcagggttaGAGCCCAGTATTGGGAATTGTCTTTGAGCCCAAGTGAGAGGACACGTCTTCCTCTAGGACAGTAGGAAGGATTTGAGGAAGTGATAATCATCTTAATAGCTAAtaattattgagtgcttactctaGGCCAAGCACTTTGATAAGAACTTTGTATGcattatctcactgaatcctcaaaacaaccttaagtggaaactgaggcacagaaagattagGTGACCAAGTCCCATGGAAAATGACAGACTTGAAACCAGACAGACTCTAGAACCTGTTCTCTAACCATTATACACATGCCTTCATGTGGGCTTTGGTGCAGATAAAGTAGAAGAAGGAAGACATTGTCATTTGAGAGTTCCTGGAAAGGCAACGGTGCTGGGAGAGAGTGGTGAAGGTCAGATGTGTGGGCAAGGGATGAGTGGAGGCGGCACGGGAGGTCCAATGAGATTGGTCACTAGGCCTTTGATGAATTGTTTGAATTTTGTGGCCATGCTATTTTCAGTGGTTCTTATGATAGGGCCCAGGTGTGCTATTTCCTAAAGTGATACTCAGCACCCCAGGGGTGGGAGACTTCACAGGTGGGTTTCATGTGAGTTGCGTGTAGGATGAGTCTTGGTAGGAGTgtggggggtggtgtgtgtgttaGATGTGGGATTCAGCTGGGAGGAGGAAATGAAACTAGGAGATGACTGGTTGTTCAGGGaccagagaaacagactccccacccagtAAGGGGTCGTACTTGTAATTACTTCAAAAGTTGGTCCCAAAGGGCCACCTctcagaggtggggggggggggcgacagTAAAGATTTGAGACCCTAAGCTGTACCCCAGAGTGCCCATCCCGTGGAGTCAGTATCTGTGTTCTGGGCTGGGGTGCAAGAGGGAATtgggaaacaggaaaatatgctCATGTTGTTTATTGCAGAAAACCAAGGATGTTTATTTGCTGTATGAGGGCCGAGGCCCTGGTGGCTCTTCTTTGCTCATTGAGGCATTATCTAACAGTGGCTCCAAGTGCTATTCAGACATCAGACATATCCTGAACAAGAATGGGTAGGTGTAGGTCTGGGGAGAGTGGAAGGGTATGAAGACTTGAGGTTCCAATTCTTTGCAAGGAAAGTACATTTGTTCCTGGTCATGTTTCAAGTTTTAAGCATACTTCATCCTTAGCAGAATCCAAGTGGGATCATTTATTCTCCCTTAATTCATTCTGTACTAGGCAGAACCCAGAAGACTTGTTCATCAGGTGGAGAAGGGGCCCTTTgtcccatttttcctttctatagCCATATGATGTCCAGGTCTTACAATGTAGCACCAAGACTGGAATCTTAAATGATGAGCAAAGTCTTTGCATCCACTAAACTGCAATCAGGGCAGAAAGAAGGGGATGGAGATATGTTTGGATTTTTCCCTTGCCTGGTGGTAGCTGCATATTCCCCTTCAGAAGTATGTATGTCTATATTCCAAAGTCTGGGTGAGAAATAGAGTGGTTAGAATGCAGTGCTATATGGGGGCTGAGTGTCTACAGGCATTCAGTTTGGtgtgtttcctttcctttgaggGGAATGATGGCTGATGGAGCTCGCCACTTTTTTGACAAAAAGGGGGTGATCGTGGTTGGAGtggaggacagagagaagaaagctgTGAACCTAGAGCGTGCCCTGGAGCTGGCAATCGAAGCAGGAGCTGAAGATGTTAAGGAAACtgaagatgaagaggaaaagaacatttttaaagtgggTATGAAGCCTGGTGTTTGGTGGACTTTCGAGATGATCCTAATAGATGCATTAAGgcatgcttctttttcttctttctcatgccCTGGGGTACAAGTGACATAAAGAGTTCACGTAttgcataaacatttttttttttttaaagaatttatttatttattcatgagagacagagagagagaagcaggctcccaaggaggagggagcccgatgcgggactcgatcccaggaccctgggatcatgacctgagccgaaggcagacgcttaaccatctgagccacccaggcgccctgcataaacatttattaagtgaatACTAGATAGGGCTTGCTCAGGACTATGAGAAGGATTCAGAACTCTGAAAACTGTATCTCTGCTAGTAAGAACTTAAACACAGTGATTCATACAGTAGTTCCATTCAGGTTTTGCAAAGTTCTGACTGGCTTT encodes:
- the LOC113908018 gene encoding translational activator of cytochrome c oxidase 1 isoform X3, giving the protein MAAWAAVSLSRVAARCLLGARGSGVQAALPPTLAASQPEPTGCTPTLGRTLHLTAAVPAGHNKWSKVRHIKGPKDAERSRIFSKLCLSIRLAVKEGGPNPEHNSSLANVLEVCRSKHMPKSTIEASLKMGGVIVVGVEDREKKAVNLERALELAIEAGAEDVKETEDEEEKNIFKFICDASSLHQVRKKLDSLGLYSVSCSLEFIPNAKVQLADPDLEQAALLIQALGSHEDVIQVYDNIE
- the LOC113908018 gene encoding translational activator of cytochrome c oxidase 1 isoform X2; its protein translation is MAAWAAVSLSRVAARCLLGARGSGVQAALPPTLAASQPEPTGCTPTLGRTLHLTAAVPAGHNKWSKVRHIKGPKDAERSRIFSKLCLSIRLAVKEGGPNPEHNSSLANVLEKTKDVYLLYEGRGPGGSSLLIEALSNSGSKCYSDIRHILNKNGGMMADGARHFFDKKGVIVVGVEDREKKAVNLERALELAIEAGAEDVKETEDEEEKNIFKFICDASSLHQVRKKLDSLGLYSVSCSLEFIPNAKVQLADPDLEQAALLIQALGSHEDVIQVYDNIE
- the LOC113908018 gene encoding translational activator of cytochrome c oxidase 1 isoform X1 — translated: MAAWAAVSLSRVAARCLLGARGSGVQAALPPTLAASQPEPTGCTPTLGRTLHLTAAVPAGHNKWSKVRHIKGPKDAERSRIFSKLCLSIRLAVKEGGPNPEHNSSLANVLEVCRSKHMPKSTIEASLKMGKTKDVYLLYEGRGPGGSSLLIEALSNSGSKCYSDIRHILNKNGGMMADGARHFFDKKGVIVVGVEDREKKAVNLERALELAIEAGAEDVKETEDEEEKNIFKFICDASSLHQVRKKLDSLGLYSVSCSLEFIPNAKVQLADPDLEQAALLIQALGSHEDVIQVYDNIE